In Neisseria animalis, a single window of DNA contains:
- a CDS encoding DNA adenine methylase has product MTQKPLPIVPWMGGKRRLAKHLIPMFPEHTCYVELFAGGAALFFMRPQPAKCEVLNDINGQLINLYRVVQHHFDEFVRQFEWTLTSREEARLQSTPPDVMTDIQRAARFFYLQHTAFGGKTVDQHFGTATTGRGFTAADIADRLKAAQQRLNGVFVENEPWEKCFKRYDREHTFFYADPPYWQTAGYDRAFDWTQYQLLAKMMAESKGKVMLSINDHPDIRELFKDFRMTRLELAYSVGRDKTQKTSGELVICNY; this is encoded by the coding sequence ATGACTCAAAAGCCTCTGCCAATTGTTCCCTGGATGGGTGGTAAACGCCGTTTGGCCAAACACCTGATTCCGATGTTTCCCGAGCATACCTGCTACGTTGAGCTCTTCGCCGGTGGTGCGGCACTATTCTTCATGCGGCCGCAACCGGCCAAGTGCGAAGTGCTCAACGATATCAACGGTCAGCTCATCAACCTATACCGCGTGGTGCAGCACCATTTTGACGAGTTTGTGCGCCAATTTGAGTGGACATTGACCAGCCGCGAAGAAGCCCGTCTGCAATCTACACCGCCCGATGTGATGACCGATATCCAGCGAGCCGCTCGCTTCTTTTATCTGCAACACACCGCATTTGGTGGAAAAACCGTCGACCAACATTTCGGCACAGCCACCACCGGCCGAGGCTTTACTGCCGCCGATATCGCCGACCGCCTAAAAGCCGCGCAGCAACGGCTCAATGGCGTGTTTGTCGAAAACGAGCCTTGGGAAAAGTGTTTCAAACGCTACGACCGCGAACACACCTTTTTCTACGCTGACCCACCATATTGGCAAACCGCCGGTTATGACCGTGCCTTTGATTGGACGCAGTATCAGCTACTGGCCAAGATGATGGCCGAGAGTAAAGGCAAGGTTATGCTTTCGATCAACGACCACCCAGACATTCGGGAGCTATTTAAAGATTTCCGCATGACACGTTTAGAGCTGGCCTATTCAGTAGGCCGTGATAAAACGCAAAAGACCAGCGGTGAGCTGGTCATCTGCAACTATTAA
- a CDS encoding baseplate assembly protein, with product MDLSTLKREDVKVVADDLSTILAEIIAKYEQDSGKALQPAHIERLLINVYAYRESLTRQQVNEAYRQQHVRFATGLMLDLCGDDVNTPRLEAQPALTTLRFSCEANLAMEPVFIPTGTQVIVGELIFETTTSATLSSSRNTVDLPAQCTTTGTAGNGWAIGQINTLTKPLHADIDVKVSNITVPSGGVIIESDDAYRERILLAFEAFSVGGPKKAYEYYARRVSQAIAGVHVGNDVDSAGNPIGGTVAVTLLATDGLPRQELIDKVSVALSDETVRPLCDTVIVRAPEVVEYKIDARLVLFKGADSKSVLAAASAAWSDYETARYAKLGKDVVPLDIQTALKVSGVYNVILSNERGELRDSDVIVIAPNQWARCVSFSVSVDMEQQDG from the coding sequence ATGGATTTAAGCACTTTAAAGCGTGAAGACGTCAAGGTCGTGGCTGATGATTTGTCGACCATCTTGGCCGAGATTATTGCCAAGTATGAACAAGACAGCGGCAAGGCACTGCAACCGGCGCATATTGAGCGTTTGCTAATTAACGTATACGCCTACCGAGAATCATTGACTCGGCAGCAAGTGAATGAGGCGTATCGCCAGCAGCACGTCCGCTTTGCAACCGGCTTGATGTTGGATTTGTGTGGCGATGATGTCAATACACCGCGCTTAGAGGCTCAACCTGCCTTAACCACCTTGCGATTTTCTTGTGAGGCCAACTTGGCCATGGAGCCGGTGTTTATTCCGACCGGCACTCAAGTCATTGTGGGCGAGTTGATTTTTGAAACAACCACATCAGCAACTTTATCGTCTAGCCGAAATACGGTTGATTTACCGGCGCAATGCACTACAACCGGCACGGCCGGAAACGGCTGGGCAATCGGCCAAATTAACACGCTGACAAAACCGCTGCATGCTGATATCGACGTTAAGGTCAGCAATATTACTGTCCCCTCCGGCGGCGTCATCATTGAGAGCGACGATGCTTATCGCGAGCGGATTTTGCTGGCTTTTGAGGCGTTTTCAGTAGGTGGTCCGAAAAAAGCCTATGAGTATTATGCCCGCCGTGTTTCGCAGGCCATTGCCGGTGTCCATGTCGGCAACGATGTTGATTCTGCCGGTAATCCGATTGGTGGCACGGTGGCCGTTACGCTGCTGGCAACGGACGGTCTGCCCCGCCAAGAATTGATTGACAAGGTATCGGTGGCATTGAGCGATGAGACGGTGCGGCCGCTCTGTGACACTGTGATTGTACGCGCGCCCGAAGTGGTGGAATACAAAATCGATGCCCGCTTGGTATTGTTCAAAGGTGCTGATTCTAAATCAGTTTTAGCCGCTGCCAGCGCAGCTTGGTCAGACTACGAAACTGCCCGCTATGCCAAGCTAGGCAAAGATGTGGTGCCATTGGATATTCAGACGGCCTTAAAGGTTAGTGGCGTGTACAACGTTATTTTATCCAATGAGCGCGGCGAGTTACGCGACAGCGATGTCATCGTGATTGCCCCTAACCAATGGGCGCGGTGCGTATCGTTTAGCGTATCGGTCGATATGGAGCAACAAGATGGCTAA
- a CDS encoding phage tail protein, which translates to MIFYSKSQKTFFDDEIHEQLPPDAQEITAEQHAQLLAALNLGHHIADDLAVHPRPSAAHEWVDGAWVENKELAAEIKAVALAKARAGRLAALNAAAQAYIDAAAETDKLPAFEVQTWPLQAAEAKAWEADPAAPTPVLDGIAAARGEEPDKLKAAALRKALAYSALSAHVAGQRQALQSKIESAKTVAALDKIKIEFTAPEAV; encoded by the coding sequence ATGATTTTTTACAGTAAATCCCAAAAAACATTTTTTGATGACGAAATCCATGAGCAGTTGCCACCCGATGCGCAAGAAATCACCGCCGAACAGCACGCGCAGTTGCTGGCGGCGCTGAATCTCGGCCACCATATCGCCGACGACTTGGCCGTGCACCCACGCCCGAGCGCCGCGCATGAGTGGGTGGATGGCGCGTGGGTGGAAAACAAAGAGCTGGCCGCCGAAATCAAGGCCGTCGCCTTGGCCAAAGCCCGCGCCGGCAGGCTGGCGGCACTCAACGCCGCCGCCCAAGCCTATATCGACGCGGCCGCCGAAACCGACAAGCTGCCAGCCTTTGAGGTGCAGACGTGGCCGCTGCAGGCCGCCGAGGCCAAAGCATGGGAGGCAGACCCCGCCGCTCCTACACCCGTTTTAGACGGCATCGCCGCCGCCCGTGGCGAGGAACCCGACAAGCTCAAGGCCGCCGCTTTGCGCAAAGCCTTGGCGTATTCCGCCCTGTCGGCTCATGTTGCAGGCCAGCGCCAAGCCTTGCAAAGCAAGATTGAGTCGGCCAAAACGGTTGCTGCGCTCGATAAAATTAAAATCGAGTTCACCGCGCCGGAGGCCGTCTGA
- a CDS encoding gp53-like domain-containing protein: protein MATIQEDKVTPEWVDDLYQIEMTDPVTGGSDGVANRQAKQLGQRTQWLRKAHEKTLEKVDELSNKKGTLENIGFVQLVSELSESDESNAATPKGVLEAIAAASVSVGSIDELREYPGSTGYVNVNGYYVNTPGIGGGMFVADQSDTTSADNGGTIIVSANGVRWRRLLDGVCRFSDFGVLAGKQNAPTTLNKINALFKFVYEAKIPKVLSDIPGDYYLNGLIRIGDNLEFESVDGVRYLRNTSGAMLYNGLVINDNSSQENPCRNIKIFGGEFNSNAKEQWSSVNFFSLGYIDGLEVSGVRFVDCIRNHAIDLSACRNVTIEKNQFLGFSKEVSTVYGTAPGSDIDRGFSEAIQIDDNVPGTFTGGRLKGDPCENVVVRNNVFSKNPDDDTGLFGQGYGCAVGGHYAARNVQHHNNIIVEDNLIEYCGFAGVRPFLWDNVKIVNNTFKHCHRNIYIWWLQPTNNPSEAGRDYHITGNHFGDTVAEQILTQIWGNGYTGAWEKLKNISILSNVFGNTQTGSLLKLQGVHNAAVADNIFDVANRFIDIEYSSKVKVSGNIGNRLEYEFLSSKNDIYDGSVGTSSEIYITANFARDCRGGVIHLQKMADVVIEGNHFFNVANAANANSIRALDVAGLRVNGNSILLAQSAVDAGVFALDVAASCSNVLIGGIITNAKTAYRNRAAGAGGVDLLGFTADNGRINALNVGAQGSASRNLVVNGLASANTPALNDNSGNLATTAWVRQMCAAAAGGNGYQKLPSGLIIQWLTINVNGADNGMAALPIAFPNAVLMAMVNDTQEGISPIHATAWNKENTTAAAIGWNANAQAGLISIIAIGH, encoded by the coding sequence ATGGCAACGATTCAAGAAGATAAAGTGACACCTGAGTGGGTGGATGATTTATATCAAATTGAGATGACCGACCCTGTCACGGGTGGTTCGGACGGTGTTGCTAACCGTCAAGCTAAACAGCTTGGCCAGCGGACTCAGTGGCTGAGAAAAGCCCACGAAAAAACTTTAGAAAAAGTTGATGAATTATCAAATAAAAAAGGTACGCTGGAAAATATTGGCTTTGTCCAATTGGTGAGTGAATTATCCGAAAGCGATGAATCGAATGCTGCAACGCCCAAGGGTGTATTAGAGGCAATCGCGGCAGCCAGCGTAAGTGTAGGTAGTATTGATGAATTAAGAGAATATCCAGGAAGCACTGGCTACGTTAACGTAAATGGCTACTACGTCAACACCCCTGGCATTGGCGGCGGAATGTTTGTTGCCGACCAATCTGACACAACAAGCGCCGATAACGGCGGCACGATTATCGTGTCAGCCAATGGTGTGCGTTGGCGGCGTCTGCTGGATGGCGTTTGTCGATTTTCGGATTTTGGCGTATTGGCTGGAAAACAAAATGCGCCGACAACCTTGAATAAAATCAATGCGTTGTTTAAATTTGTCTATGAGGCAAAAATCCCAAAAGTATTGAGTGATATACCCGGGGATTACTATCTTAACGGCTTGATCCGTATTGGCGATAATCTCGAGTTTGAGAGTGTTGACGGCGTGAGATATTTACGCAACACGTCAGGCGCGATGTTATATAACGGATTGGTTATTAACGATAATTCGTCTCAAGAAAACCCTTGCAGAAACATTAAAATTTTCGGTGGCGAATTTAACAGTAACGCAAAAGAGCAATGGTCATCGGTTAATTTCTTTTCGTTGGGTTATATTGACGGGCTGGAGGTTTCGGGGGTGCGGTTTGTCGACTGTATCCGCAACCACGCCATTGATTTATCGGCGTGCCGAAACGTAACCATTGAAAAAAATCAGTTTTTGGGATTTAGTAAAGAGGTTTCAACGGTTTACGGCACCGCGCCCGGCAGTGATATTGACCGTGGTTTTTCCGAGGCGATTCAAATTGATGATAACGTGCCGGGTACATTTACCGGTGGCCGTCTGAAAGGCGATCCGTGTGAAAACGTTGTTGTGCGCAATAACGTTTTTAGCAAAAATCCTGATGATGATACAGGCTTGTTCGGGCAGGGCTATGGCTGTGCCGTCGGCGGCCACTATGCCGCGCGCAACGTACAACATCACAATAATATTATCGTTGAGGATAACTTAATCGAGTATTGCGGTTTTGCAGGCGTGCGCCCGTTTTTGTGGGATAACGTTAAGATCGTTAATAATACGTTTAAGCATTGCCACCGAAACATTTATATTTGGTGGCTCCAGCCAACAAACAATCCGTCGGAAGCAGGTCGCGATTACCATATTACGGGTAATCATTTCGGCGATACTGTGGCGGAGCAGATTCTCACGCAGATTTGGGGCAATGGCTATACCGGCGCGTGGGAGAAGCTTAAAAATATCAGCATCTTAAGTAACGTATTTGGCAACACGCAAACGGGAAGTCTGCTGAAGCTGCAAGGCGTGCACAATGCCGCCGTGGCAGATAATATTTTTGATGTGGCCAACCGGTTTATTGATATTGAGTATAGTTCTAAAGTTAAAGTTTCCGGCAACATCGGCAACCGGCTGGAGTATGAGTTTTTATCTTCTAAAAACGATATATACGATGGTTCGGTTGGCACGTCGAGCGAAATCTACATTACCGCCAATTTTGCGCGCGATTGCCGTGGTGGCGTGATTCATCTGCAAAAGATGGCCGACGTGGTGATTGAGGGCAACCACTTTTTTAATGTGGCCAACGCCGCCAACGCAAACAGTATCCGCGCGCTTGATGTAGCCGGCCTGCGGGTGAATGGCAACAGCATTTTGCTGGCGCAGTCTGCCGTTGATGCGGGCGTGTTTGCGCTGGATGTCGCGGCCTCGTGCAGCAACGTGCTCATCGGCGGCATCATCACCAACGCTAAAACGGCTTACCGTAACCGCGCTGCGGGTGCGGGCGGCGTGGATTTGCTGGGATTTACCGCCGATAACGGCCGCATCAACGCATTAAACGTCGGCGCCCAGGGTTCGGCCAGCCGCAATCTTGTGGTTAACGGGCTGGCGTCGGCAAACACGCCGGCGCTTAACGATAACTCGGGCAACCTCGCCACCACCGCATGGGTTCGGCAGATGTGCGCCGCCGCAGCGGGCGGCAACGGTTACCAAAAACTGCCCAGCGGCCTGATTATCCAATGGCTTACCATCAACGTTAACGGCGCAGACAACGGCATGGCCGCGCTGCCGATCGCGTTTCCCAACGCGGTTTTAATGGCTATGGTAAACGACACGCAGGAGGGCATCAGCCCTATACACGCCACCGCCTGGAACAAGGAGAACACCACCGCCGCCGCCATCGGCTGGAACGCAAACGCCCAGGCCGGCCTAATCAGTATTATTGCCATCGGCCACTAA
- a CDS encoding phage tail protein, with the protein MAKLKYALIIAQDPRFTRLANLSLGYRKLALTKLMPRLLEQVDNNHLELLAESRSMVGSDGYWLAKDNKTRRKLIKDAVFLHRRKGTPWAVREICRRLGFGEIKLIEGLGGQIYDGSINHKGIYMYGDHRLWAHYSIIFNRPITNTEASLLRETLPAFAPARCVLVRLDYQDTPLYYNGKVNFDGDYNFGMA; encoded by the coding sequence ATGGCTAAGCTCAAATACGCCTTGATTATCGCCCAAGACCCGCGCTTTACACGCTTGGCCAATCTCAGTCTTGGCTATCGCAAGCTTGCCTTAACCAAGCTCATGCCTCGTTTACTCGAACAAGTGGATAACAACCACCTTGAGCTGCTGGCGGAGAGCCGCAGTATGGTTGGTTCGGACGGCTACTGGCTGGCCAAAGACAATAAAACACGGCGCAAGCTGATTAAAGATGCCGTGTTTTTACACCGCCGAAAAGGCACACCCTGGGCGGTGCGTGAAATCTGCCGCCGTTTAGGTTTTGGCGAAATCAAGCTGATTGAGGGATTGGGTGGCCAAATCTACGACGGCAGTATTAATCACAAAGGTATTTATATGTATGGCGACCACCGTTTGTGGGCGCATTACTCAATTATTTTCAACCGACCGATTACCAATACGGAAGCGAGCCTGTTGCGGGAAACCCTACCGGCCTTCGCACCTGCCCGCTGTGTATTGGTGCGTTTGGATTATCAAGATACGCCGCTGTATTACAACGGCAAAGTCAATTTTGACGGCGATTACAATTTTGGGATGGCATAA
- a CDS encoding Com family DNA-binding transcriptional regulator, protein MKHRCKNCFKLLAVGRGCFEIKCPRCKLLNQFKTQ, encoded by the coding sequence ATGAAACATCGTTGCAAAAATTGTTTTAAGTTGTTGGCTGTTGGCCGTGGCTGCTTTGAAATCAAGTGTCCGCGCTGCAAATTGCTCAATCAGTTTAAAACCCAATAA